One Mercurialis annua linkage group LG3, ddMerAnnu1.2, whole genome shotgun sequence DNA window includes the following coding sequences:
- the LOC126671226 gene encoding potassium transporter 5 produces the protein MAEVEMEMESEKNMKERKVSWGKLRRVDSLNLEAGRLSMSQTHHSSWKSTFILAFQSIGVVYGDIGTSPLYVYASSFPNNIAANDDLLGILSLIFYTIVLIPLLKYVFIVLHANDNGDGGTFALYSLLSRYAKVSLIPNEQPEDRQLSNYNLQVPSTQLRRAEKIKHKLESSKTIQLILFFVTILGTSMVIGDGVLTPCISVLSAVGGIKSLGQDAVVGISIAILVILFSVQRYGTDRVGTSFAPIILLWYLLIGGIGLYNLFKYDITILRSLNPKYIYDYFRRNGKDAWISLGGVVLSVTGTEAMFADLGHFTVRAIQISFSGLVFPGLLFAYAGQAAYLSKFPDDVSDTFYKSVPDPLYWPAFVMAVAASVIASQAMISASFSIVAQSLSLGCFPRVKVVHTSTKYEGQVYIPEVNYLLMICCVLVCWAFKTTEKIGHAYGIAVVAVMVITTVMVTLIMLVIWKVRVIWVVLFSVGFLLIECVYLSSVLYKIKDGGYLPLAFSLILMTVMGIWHYVHKERYMYELRNKVSAEYITDLAANPAIKRLPGMGLLYSELVQGIPPIFPHFLSNIPSTHSVLVVVSIKSLPISKVALEERFLFRQVGPREYRMFRCVVRYGYNNAIEEAHVFERQLVEGLKNFIRHEHFAREGGDTEALAEEVQHSTLLVRDGNARVSAELVNGPGASSRSVRSSNGIRSVNSGNGYQSGAAEEEMQFVQKAMDKGVVYLLGEAEVVAEAKSSLLKKFVVNYAYDFLRKNFRQGDTIFAIPRTRLLKVGMTYEI, from the exons ATGGCAGAGGTGGAAATGGAAATGGAGAGTGAAAAGAATATGAAAGAAAGAAAAGTATCATGGGGAAAGCTGCGCCGAGTCGACTCGCTGAATTTGGAGGCTGGTAGACTGTCCATGTCTCAAACTCACCACTCAAGCTGGAAAAGCACCTTCATTTTGGCATTTCAAAGCATTGGAGTCGTCTACGGAGACATAGGAACCTCACCACTTTATGTGTACGCAAGCTCTTTCCCCAACAACATTGCAGCCAACGATGACCTCCTCGGGATATTGTCTCTTATCTTTTACACCATAGTGCTCATCCCCTTGCTTAAGTACGTCTTCATCGTGTTACATGCCAATGACAATGGTGACG GTGGCACATTTGCACTCTATTCATTGCTATCGCGATATGCAAAAGTGAGCTTGATCCCCAATGAGCAGCCAGAGGACAGACAACTTTCCAACTACAATCTTCAAGTCCCTTCCACCCAGTTGAGACGTGCTGAAAAGATCAAACACAAGCTGGAGTCCAGTAAAACCATCCAACTCATTCTTTTCTTCGTCACTATTCTTGGAACTTCTATGGTCATCGGAGACGGAGTCCTCACCCCTTGCATTTCAG TTCTCTCAGCAGTGGGTGGGATCAAGTCACTCGGCCAAG ATGCTGTAGTTGGAATTTCGATAGCAATCTTGGTCATACTCTTCTCTGTTCAACGATATGGAACAGACAGAGTAGGCACGTCTTTTGCTCCGATTATTCTGTTGTGGTACTTGTTAATCGGTGGCATAGGTCTCTACAATTTATTCAAATACGATATCACTATTCTGCGTTCTTTGAatccaaaatatatatatgattactTCAGAAGAAATGGCAAGGATGCTTGGATTTCACTTGGTGGAGTAGTCCTAAGCGTCACAG GAACTGAAGCTATGTTTGCTGACCTTGGCCACTTTACTGTACGGGCAATCCAA ATTAGTTTTTCTGGCCTCGTGTTTCCTGGTTTGCTATTTGCATATGCTGGCCAAGCTGCATATCTCTCCAAATTTCCTGATGATGTGTCTGATACATTTTACAAATCAGTGCCGG ATCCATTGTATTGGCCAGCATTTGTTATGGCCGTAGCAGCTTCAGTAATAGCGAGCCAAGCCATGATATCAGCTTCATTTTCAATCGTTGCTCAATCGCTAAGTCTGGGTTGCTTCCCGAGGGTGAAGGTTGTTCATACTTCTACTAAATATGAGGGTCAGGTTTATATACCTGAGGTCAACTACCTGCTCATGATATGTTGCGTTCTTGTTTGTTGGGCATTCAAGACTACTGAAAAGATCGGCCATGCATACG GGATTGCTGTGGTTGCTGTGATGGTAATCACAACTGTAATGGTTACACTGATAATGCTTGTTATATGGAAAGTGAGGGTTATCTGGGTGGTGCTCTTCTCAGTAGGATTTCTTTTAATAGAATGTGTATATCTATCTTCTGTCTTGTACAAAATCAAAGACGGCGGCTATCTTCCACTGGCATTTTCTCTTATCCTAATGACCGTAATGGGGATATGGCATTATGTGCATAAAGAAAGGTATATGTATGAGCTTAGGAACAAGGTCTCCGCTGAGTACATCACAGATTTGGCTGCTAATCCAGCTATCAAGAGGCTGCCAGGGATGGGGCTTCTCTACTCTGAACTTGTCCAAGGAATCCCTCCCATTTTTCCTCACTTCCTTTCTAACATTCCTTCCACACACTCTGTTCTAGTGGTTGTTTCAATTAAGTCTCTTCCTATCAGTAAAGTAGCATTGGAGGAGCGGTTTCTGTTCCGACAAGTTGGGCCGCGAGAGTACAGGATGTTCAGGTGTGTTGTAAGGTATGGGTATAATAATGCGATTGAAGAGGCTCATGTCTTTGAGCGCCAGTTGGTGGAAGGCCTTAAGAACTTCATCCGCCATGAGCACTTTGCTCGAGAAGGAGGGGACACTGAAGCACTGGCTGAAGAAGTACAACATTCAACTTTACTAGTCAGAGATGGAAACGCAAGAGTTTCTGCCGAGCTAGTCAATGGGCCTGGTGCATCGTCAAGATCTGTCCGATCAAGCAATGGGATTAGATCAGTAAATTCGGGCAACGGATACCAATCTGGTGCAGCAGAAGAAGAAATGCAGTTTGTCCAGAAGGCAATGGACAAAGGCGTGGTATACCTTTTGGGAGAAGCGGAAGTGGTGGCAGAAGCAAAATCATCCTTGCTTAAGAAGTTTGTGGTCAACTACGCATACGATTTCCTAAGGAAAAACTTCAGACAAGGTGATACTATTTTTGCAATTCCAAGAACCCGTCTTCTCAAGGTTGGAATGACATATGAGATCTGA